A part of Gramella sp. MAR_2010_147 genomic DNA contains:
- a CDS encoding sterol desaturase family protein encodes MESTKLKRPKHKGSPKLFDNPILEKLTHTHISLPLIIFGVISAALVYYGVIEKGFEAPAMIGLFLAGLFFFTFIEYVMHRYLYHIPATTPRKQKISYTMHGVHHDYPKDKSRLAMPPLLSLIIATVLFIIYRAVLGDYVFGFLAGFLIGYAAYLAVHYSVHAFKVPDNFLKILWHHHSIHHYREPDRAFGVSSPLWDQIFRTMPRKAPNSQRAAVGTSIDPS; translated from the coding sequence ATGGAATCGACAAAATTAAAAAGACCAAAACATAAGGGTTCTCCTAAGTTGTTTGACAACCCTATACTTGAAAAACTAACACATACGCATATATCACTTCCTCTTATCATTTTCGGGGTTATATCTGCCGCTTTAGTTTACTATGGTGTTATTGAAAAAGGTTTTGAAGCTCCAGCAATGATTGGTTTATTTCTTGCCGGACTTTTCTTTTTCACTTTTATAGAGTACGTGATGCATAGATATTTATACCACATCCCTGCAACCACACCCAGAAAACAGAAAATTTCTTATACCATGCATGGGGTTCATCATGATTATCCAAAAGATAAGTCAAGACTGGCCATGCCACCACTGTTAAGCTTAATTATAGCAACGGTGTTGTTTATAATCTATCGTGCCGTATTAGGAGATTATGTCTTCGGATTTTTAGCAGGTTTCTTAATTGGATACGCTGCCTATCTCGCAGTTCATTATTCTGTACATGCCTTTAAAGTTCCTGATAATTTTCTAAAAATATTATGGCATCATCATAGTATACACCATTACAGAGAGCCAGACAGGGCTTTTGGAGTCTCTTCTCCTCTATGGGACCAGATCTTTAGAACAATGCCCAGAAAAGCGCCTAATAGTCAGCGTGCAGCTGTTGGAACCAGTATAGATCCTAGTTAA
- a CDS encoding phosphatase domain-containing protein translates to MRKRFKKVLGRYKNLDQVYVLPYRSYGTYSHLYIKGRVLDNEPLHIVKDQSIWKTIKNTWKQFDSFEIPDAEMQLILRDKVNLTGKTDDEGYFLFDKTIDENLAEHADKEGWLEFEVYYKNELAPKTELIDNPAIGEFLVPHVDAEYGVISDIDDTILQTGVTSFLKLRLLKNSLLTNAYARIPFKGAPDLYQKLHKGQSGESKNPIFYLSNSPWNLYEYLKLFLDHNRFPKGPILLRDFVTPFDRTLKPEKPHKQKEITNILETYPDMKFILIGDSGEHDASIYTDIAAQYSDRILAIYLRSVKHKKQMQRVRSLIDNFDTVPVLLAENSNEAEKHARENGFIQ, encoded by the coding sequence ATGCGTAAACGTTTCAAGAAAGTTTTAGGCAGATACAAAAATCTGGATCAGGTTTATGTGTTGCCTTATAGAAGTTATGGTACTTATTCTCACTTATATATTAAAGGTCGTGTTCTGGATAACGAACCACTTCATATTGTCAAAGACCAGTCTATATGGAAGACGATAAAAAATACCTGGAAACAGTTTGATAGTTTTGAGATCCCGGATGCGGAGATGCAATTAATCCTTAGGGATAAAGTAAACCTAACAGGAAAAACAGATGATGAAGGCTACTTTCTCTTCGACAAAACAATTGATGAAAACCTGGCTGAACATGCAGATAAAGAAGGCTGGCTGGAATTTGAAGTTTATTATAAAAATGAACTTGCACCAAAAACCGAATTAATAGACAATCCTGCTATAGGCGAATTTCTCGTTCCACATGTAGATGCTGAATATGGGGTGATTAGCGACATTGATGATACGATCTTACAAACGGGGGTCACTTCGTTCTTAAAACTTCGCCTGTTAAAAAATTCGTTGCTTACCAATGCTTACGCCAGGATTCCGTTTAAAGGTGCGCCAGATCTATATCAAAAACTACATAAGGGACAATCTGGAGAATCGAAGAATCCTATATTTTATTTGAGCAATAGCCCCTGGAATTTATACGAATATTTAAAATTATTTCTGGATCATAATAGGTTTCCTAAAGGCCCCATATTACTCAGAGATTTCGTCACTCCTTTTGATAGAACCTTAAAACCCGAAAAGCCACATAAACAAAAAGAGATTACTAACATCCTTGAAACCTATCCTGATATGAAATTTATCCTCATAGGCGATAGCGGGGAACATGATGCCAGTATTTATACAGATATCGCTGCTCAGTACTCAGACAGGATACTGGCGATTTATCTTCGTAGCGTAAAGCACAAGAAACAAATGCAGCGGGTTAGGAGTTTGATTGATAATTTTGATACGGTGCCTGTTTTACTTGCGGAAAATTCAAATGAAGCTGAAAAGCATGCCAGGGAGAATGGGTTTATTCAGTAA
- the ligD gene encoding DNA ligase D — protein sequence MSLEDYIQKRDFKNTPEPVGEISEENKRRFVIQRHQASRLHYDLRLEIDGVLKSWAVPKGPSMNPKDKRLAIQTEDHPIKYLTFQASIPKGNYGAGEMQIWDKGIFESAISKDLSEQVHTGNLKIKFFGKKLKGEFALVKTNRGDKKNQWLLIKKKDQNATDLNYDAEDLLEKEAKIPGKVVKLEFRDAVKPMLASTTKKIFNDPNWIYELKWDGYRIIAHVNDGEVTLHSRNGISYNTKFPNLVEDLENIPHEAILDGEVVVVDKNGIPDFQKLQNYSPKTKGTLKFYVFDMLYLNGHSMLDLKLMERKSLIPEVLEETNIAVYCDHIEGMGTSFYQKAIDAGMEGVMAKKADSTYTPGYRTEKWLKVKANESLETIICGYTDSEGALFGSLILGIVKDTDFEYIGNCGTGFSNKSQQELLKKMKELETTAIPFKDKPNLKGRKANWIKPELVCEVTFSEWTSAGRMRHPVYKGLREDKPTKEINTELPQESRKTKTTSSNNSLEVNGKDVKLTNLDKIYWPDSGLRKYDLIDYYIKISDYILPYLKDRPQNLHRHPNGIDKKGFYQKDNEGLLESWVETEQIYSKSADKQIKYLLCQNEATLLYMANLGCIEINSWNSRINNLENPDYSVIDLDPSNENTFDEVIEVAQVAQEILNEAKIKAYLKTSGSSGLHIYLPLQAGYSHEEARDFTKLICYFIQERTKGLTSMERAVKNRKGKIYLDYLQNRRGQTLASAYCVRPKPGAPVSTPLGWKELKKGIKITDFNIQNMPERLEKNGDIFQPVLLDKIDMEEALSHLNEL from the coding sequence ATGAGCCTCGAGGACTATATTCAGAAAAGAGACTTTAAGAATACGCCGGAGCCTGTAGGCGAAATTTCTGAAGAAAATAAACGGAGATTTGTTATTCAGCGGCATCAGGCCAGCAGGTTGCATTATGACCTCAGACTGGAAATAGATGGGGTGCTCAAAAGTTGGGCAGTTCCCAAAGGTCCGTCGATGAATCCAAAAGATAAAAGACTGGCCATTCAAACCGAGGATCACCCGATAAAATATTTGACTTTTCAGGCCAGCATTCCTAAAGGGAATTATGGAGCAGGGGAAATGCAAATTTGGGATAAGGGGATTTTTGAGTCGGCCATTTCGAAAGATCTTTCAGAACAGGTTCATACAGGAAATCTTAAAATTAAATTCTTCGGAAAAAAGTTAAAAGGCGAGTTTGCTCTGGTAAAAACAAATCGGGGAGATAAGAAGAATCAATGGCTGCTTATTAAGAAAAAAGATCAAAACGCTACAGATCTTAATTATGACGCCGAAGATCTCCTGGAAAAAGAGGCTAAAATACCGGGGAAGGTAGTAAAGCTTGAATTCAGAGATGCGGTAAAACCAATGCTGGCTTCTACCACGAAAAAGATTTTCAACGATCCCAATTGGATCTATGAGCTAAAATGGGATGGCTACCGGATTATAGCCCATGTTAATGATGGAGAAGTCACTCTTCATTCCCGAAATGGTATTTCTTATAATACCAAATTTCCGAATCTGGTAGAGGACCTGGAAAATATTCCCCATGAAGCCATTCTGGATGGTGAGGTGGTAGTGGTAGATAAAAATGGTATTCCCGATTTTCAAAAATTACAGAATTATAGTCCGAAGACTAAAGGAACTCTGAAATTTTATGTTTTTGATATGCTCTACCTAAACGGACATAGTATGCTGGATTTAAAATTAATGGAACGCAAAAGCCTTATCCCGGAGGTGCTTGAAGAAACCAATATAGCTGTCTATTGTGATCATATAGAGGGAATGGGTACTTCTTTTTATCAGAAAGCCATCGATGCGGGCATGGAAGGAGTTATGGCTAAGAAAGCTGATTCCACCTATACTCCGGGCTATAGAACTGAAAAATGGTTGAAAGTTAAAGCAAATGAGAGCCTGGAGACTATCATCTGTGGATATACAGATTCTGAAGGAGCCTTATTTGGTTCTCTGATCCTGGGAATAGTAAAAGATACTGACTTTGAATATATAGGGAACTGTGGTACCGGTTTTTCAAATAAATCCCAGCAGGAATTACTGAAGAAGATGAAGGAGCTTGAAACTACTGCTATTCCCTTCAAAGATAAACCGAATTTAAAAGGAAGAAAAGCGAATTGGATCAAACCGGAGCTGGTATGCGAAGTTACTTTTTCGGAATGGACCTCAGCCGGCAGAATGAGACACCCTGTATATAAAGGTTTGCGAGAAGACAAGCCGACCAAAGAAATAAACACTGAATTACCTCAGGAATCTCGAAAGACAAAAACCACATCATCCAATAATAGTTTGGAAGTAAACGGAAAAGACGTAAAACTAACCAATCTAGACAAAATTTACTGGCCGGATTCTGGACTTCGGAAATATGACCTTATTGATTACTATATAAAAATTTCAGATTATATATTACCCTATCTTAAGGATAGACCTCAGAATTTACATAGGCATCCAAACGGAATCGATAAAAAAGGATTTTATCAGAAAGATAATGAGGGACTTTTAGAATCCTGGGTAGAAACAGAACAGATATACTCAAAATCTGCCGATAAACAGATAAAATATCTTCTTTGCCAGAATGAAGCGACGCTTTTATACATGGCCAATCTGGGTTGTATAGAAATAAATTCCTGGAATTCCCGCATCAATAATCTGGAAAACCCGGATTATTCAGTGATTGACTTAGATCCTTCAAATGAAAATACTTTTGATGAGGTTATAGAAGTAGCCCAGGTGGCACAGGAAATTTTGAATGAAGCCAAAATAAAAGCCTATTTAAAAACTTCAGGCTCCAGTGGGCTCCATATTTATCTTCCACTTCAAGCCGGTTATTCACATGAGGAAGCTCGTGATTTCACGAAATTGATCTGTTATTTTATACAGGAAAGAACGAAAGGCCTTACGAGCATGGAACGAGCTGTAAAGAATAGAAAAGGGAAGATCTATCTGGATTATTTACAAAACCGTCGCGGTCAAACCCTGGCTTCAGCATATTGCGTACGACCCAAACCGGGAGCCCCGGTTTCAACTCCCTTAGGGTGGAAAGAACTCAAGAAAGGAATTAAAATCACAGATTTTAATATTCAGAATATGCCAGAAAGATTAGAAAAAAACGGAGACATTTTTCAGCCAGTGCTTCTCGATAAAATTGATATGGAAGAAGCTTTATCTCACCTCAATGAATTATAA
- a CDS encoding Ku protein, whose protein sequence is MRSIWNGSISFGLVSIPVKLYSGSEDRKLDLDMLDRRDNGKIRYKRVNEDTGKEVEWKDIVKGFKKDEGYVILEKEDFEKANLKKSKTIDIEEFIEESEVADVLFKKPYFLEPQKEGGKSYNLLRDSLEETGKLGVATFVMRQKEHLSLIGVYKKVLVLHVIRFMDEIRNPSELKMSKATVKKKEVDMAVSLIEQYTTEFDFKKYKDVYNDQLMKIIESKATGEKSEVKEFKSDPTPAKDLMAQLKASLDKKKKGKAS, encoded by the coding sequence ATGAGATCAATCTGGAATGGTTCTATAAGCTTTGGACTGGTTTCTATACCGGTAAAATTATATTCCGGATCGGAAGATCGGAAATTGGATCTGGATATGCTGGATAGACGGGATAACGGTAAGATTCGCTATAAAAGAGTGAATGAAGATACAGGCAAGGAGGTAGAATGGAAAGATATTGTAAAGGGATTTAAGAAAGATGAAGGCTATGTGATCCTGGAGAAAGAAGATTTTGAAAAAGCGAACCTCAAGAAAAGCAAAACTATAGATATCGAAGAATTTATAGAGGAGAGTGAAGTAGCCGATGTGCTATTTAAAAAACCCTATTTTCTTGAACCTCAAAAAGAAGGAGGGAAGTCATATAATCTTCTTCGGGATTCTCTCGAGGAAACTGGCAAGCTTGGTGTAGCTACTTTTGTAATGAGGCAAAAAGAGCACCTTAGTCTCATAGGTGTATATAAAAAGGTACTCGTCCTGCATGTAATAAGGTTTATGGATGAAATAAGAAACCCTTCAGAACTTAAGATGTCCAAGGCAACGGTAAAAAAGAAAGAGGTGGATATGGCAGTTTCCCTGATTGAACAATACACCACCGAATTCGATTTTAAGAAATATAAGGATGTTTATAATGACCAGTTAATGAAAATTATCGAATCTAAAGCTACTGGTGAAAAATCTGAGGTGAAAGAATTTAAAAGTGACCCAACCCCGGCTAAAGATCTAATGGCGCAATTGAAGGCCAGTCTGGACAAAAAGAAAAAAGGTAAAGCCTCATAG
- a CDS encoding Rho termination factor N-terminal domain-containing protein, with amino-acid sequence MAKDHGPHIKNDEQYEKLRDQGVSKEKAARIANDPNSGKKGGKAEKYEERTKEELYQKAKEVGIDGRSDMSKEELINALRNH; translated from the coding sequence ATGGCTAAAGATCACGGACCACACATTAAAAACGACGAGCAGTACGAAAAATTAAGGGATCAGGGTGTAAGTAAGGAGAAAGCAGCTCGTATAGCTAATGATCCTAATTCAGGAAAAAAAGGTGGTAAAGCGGAAAAGTATGAGGAGCGAACTAAAGAGGAGCTATACCAAAAAGCTAAAGAAGTAGGTATTGACGGTAGAAGTGATATGTCTAAGGAGGAGTTGATTAACGCCTTAAGAAACCATTAA